DNA from Methanomassiliicoccus luminyensis B10:
CGTTCGCATATCCGGACTCAATTACATGAGCTTGTACTTCACCCACCGCAGGGAGATCAAGCGCCAGATCAAGGAGTTCAAACCGGACGTGATGATCGGGTTCGGACTGGTCAACGCCCGGTCGGCGATCAAGCTGGGAAAGAGGTACGGCATCCCTTTCATCTACTACATCATCGACGAGCTCCACCGCCTCGTCCCCGAGGAGTTCTTGCAGCCCATCGCCCGGGAGATCGAAAAGAAGAACAATGCCAGCTCGGCGAAAGTGCTCACCATCAATGAGGGGCTGAAGGAATACTCGATAGCGATGGGCGCGGACCCCGCTAAGACAGAGGTCCTCAGGGCTGGGGTGGACCTCGAACGTTTCAGCAAGGCCGACGGGGAGAAGGTCCGGAAGAGGTATGGCTTCTCCAAGGACGATACGGTGCTCTTCTTCATGGGCTGGCTCTATGATTTCTCAGGCCTCGATGAGGTGGCCCGAGAACTAGCGAAGGCGAACAATGATCGGATCAAGATGCTGGTCCTCGGCAAGGGGGAGCTATGGGACAAGCTTAACCAGATCAGGGATGATGAGGGTCTTGGGGACAGGCTCATCCTCGAGGGCTGGAAGCCATACGATGAAGTACCCAATTACGTTGCTGCGGCAGATATATGCCTTCTCCCGGCCAAGCGCAGCAAGATCATGGAGAACATCGTCCCCATCAAGATGTACGAATATATGGCTGCCGGCAAAGCCGTACTGGCCACCGGCCTTTCCGGCATCATGAAGGAGTTCGGCCAGGATAATGGAGTCCTTTACCTGAACGAGTCCAAGGACGCGGTCGCCGTGTGCGCCGACCTGGTCGGCAATGGGCAGGTGCACGTGGAAGGGAAAAAGGCCCAGGCATTCGTCAGCAACAACGACTGGTCCGACATAACCTCGCGTTTCGAGGAGATACTCGAGGAGGTAGCCCGTTCCTGACCGCGCCACGATTATCCGTGTTCTTCGACTGGGCACGCCTGGATGGTTTTATATGCTGGCCGAACATGCTCATCGGCACAGTTAGGTAGGGGCAGGTAGATGCGGATTCTCCAGGTGATGCCATTCTTCACTCCGACCCGTGGGGGGTCGGTCACGGTACCGTACGATCTGATCAAGGCCCTGGGGGAACGGGGCCACCAGATCACACTGGTGACCACCGATTTCGAGTTCGATGAGGAGTACGCACGATCCCTGGAGGGTGTGGAGGTCCTCGCATTTCCCTGCGTGGCGAACTTGAGTCTTTTCCTATACAGTCCGGCCATGGCGAAATGGCTGAAGGAAAATTTGGCTTCTTTCGACATAGTACATCTTCACGAGTTCCGCACATACCAGAACACCGCTGTCCTTAGGTACTCCAAGAAATGGAACGTTCCCTTCGTGGTCCAGGCTCATGGGTCCGCCGCCATCATCGCGGGAAAGGGGATTCTGAAGCGGGCTTACGATCTTGTGTGGGGCAAGAGGATCATCAAAAGGGCAGGAGCATGCCTGGCCGTTTCCGAACTGGAGGTGCCTGACTATTTGGGGCTCGGCGCGGACCGGGCAAACATCAAGGTGATTCCGAACGGCCTTCGGCCGGAAAATTTCCGCCTGTCCGCCCAGCGCGGGAGCTTTCGAAAGGATCTCGGGCTCGGTCATGATGACGTGCTGATACTTTTCTTTGGCAGGCTGAATCGGATTAAAGGTGTCGACGTTCTGATCAAAGCTTTCGCCCGCTTGTGGCAGGTCAGGAAGAACGCGTACTTGGTCATTGCCGGGCCCGATGATGGGCAGGAACAGGAGCTAACGGATCTCGCCAGATCATCGGGGTGTGGGGGTTCCATACGATTCGTCGGTCCGATCCCCTCATCCAAGCGGGCATCCGCCTACGCCGACGCCGATGTCGTCGCATATCCCTCACGTTACGAGATCTTCGGCATGGTGCCGTTCGAGGCGATCATGTGCGGAACTCCCGTCGTCGTCTCCAGTGACTGCGGCTGCGGGCAGATGATTATAAAGGCATCGTGCGGATTGGCCGTCCCCCTGGAGGACGATGAGGCGCTGGCATCCGCGATCGGGGATATCCTCGATGATTCTCAAATGGCCAAAGAAATGGTGACAAGGGGTCAGAAATATATCGTCGAGAACCTACGCGGGGATCTGGTAGCCAAAATGGTGGATGGGGCATATCGCGAGGCCCTAGATAAACGCCGATATAATCTGAAATTGGGAAAGGGATGAGCGTAATGAATGGGTGCGAACATATCCCGAGCGATTTCACTCAGGACAAGCTAGTGAAACCTATCGAAGGCCCTATGAAGATCGCGTTCGTAACCATTGAATACCCTCCCAACCTGATAGGTGGAGCAGGCCTTTATGCCAAAGGGTTGGCGGACGGCTTGGCCGAGGCCAATGAGGTATTTGTATTCACCCCATCCATCGGATTGGAGCAAATCGTTGAGCAAGGTCAAAAACCAACCATCGTCCCTATCCGATTGCCGTTTCCCAAATTATTTCCTGCATTGCAATTCTGGCTGCTGTTGCCAAAGTATATAAAAAAGTACGAGTCCGAAAAAAAATTCGATATAA
Protein-coding regions in this window:
- a CDS encoding glycosyltransferase family 4 protein; amino-acid sequence: MRLLVVQESDWIERGPHQSHHLMERLVQRGHEVRVIDYPIGWEEHRDEGLIAHRKVFLDQHKVVDGGVTVVRPGFVRISGLNYMSLYFTHRREIKRQIKEFKPDVMIGFGLVNARSAIKLGKRYGIPFIYYIIDELHRLVPEEFLQPIAREIEKKNNASSAKVLTINEGLKEYSIAMGADPAKTEVLRAGVDLERFSKADGEKVRKRYGFSKDDTVLFFMGWLYDFSGLDEVARELAKANNDRIKMLVLGKGELWDKLNQIRDDEGLGDRLILEGWKPYDEVPNYVAAADICLLPAKRSKIMENIVPIKMYEYMAAGKAVLATGLSGIMKEFGQDNGVLYLNESKDAVAVCADLVGNGQVHVEGKKAQAFVSNNDWSDITSRFEEILEEVARS
- a CDS encoding glycosyltransferase family 4 protein, whose amino-acid sequence is MPFFTPTRGGSVTVPYDLIKALGERGHQITLVTTDFEFDEEYARSLEGVEVLAFPCVANLSLFLYSPAMAKWLKENLASFDIVHLHEFRTYQNTAVLRYSKKWNVPFVVQAHGSAAIIAGKGILKRAYDLVWGKRIIKRAGACLAVSELEVPDYLGLGADRANIKVIPNGLRPENFRLSAQRGSFRKDLGLGHDDVLILFFGRLNRIKGVDVLIKAFARLWQVRKNAYLVIAGPDDGQEQELTDLARSSGCGGSIRFVGPIPSSKRASAYADADVVAYPSRYEIFGMVPFEAIMCGTPVVVSSDCGCGQMIIKASCGLAVPLEDDEALASAIGDILDDSQMAKEMVTRGQKYIVENLRGDLVAKMVDGAYREALDKRRYNLKLGKG